The following is a genomic window from Amycolatopsis sp. BJA-103.
CCGTTTTCCTTTACGCCGGCTCGATCATGCCCGGTCAGGTCGACGGCCGGGACGTCACGATCATCGACGCGTTCGAGGCCGTCGGCGCCTGCCTGGCAGGCAAGATCACCCGCGCCGAAGTGGACCGGATCGAACGCGCGATCTGCCCCGGCGAGGGTGCCTGCGGTGGCATGTACACCGCCAACACGATGGCGTCGGTGGCCGAGGCACTCGGCATGTCGCTGCCCGGATCGGCCGCCCCTCCCGCCGTCGACAGGCGCCGTGACGGTTTCGCCCACCGGTCGGGGGAAGCCGTCGTCGGCATGCTCCGCCAGGGCATCACCGCGCGGCAGATCATGACGATGGAGGCGTTCGAGAACGCCATCGCCGTCGTGATGGCGCTGGGCGGTTCGACCAACGCCGTCCTGCACCTGCTCGCGATCGCGCGCGAGGCCGAGGTCGATCTGCGCATCGACGATTTCAACCGCATCGGCGACAAGGTCCCGCACCTCGGCGACCTCAAGCCGTTCGGGAAGTACGTGATGAACGACGTCGACAAGGTCGGCGGCATCCCCGTGGTGATGAAGGCGCTGCTCGACGCCGGGCTCATGCACGGCGACGTGCTCACCGTGACCGGCAAGACGATGGCCGAGAACCTCGAGGGCATCGCACCCGACGGTCTCGACGGCGAGATCATCCGCCCGCTCGACCGCCCGATCCACAAGACGGGCGGGCTGACCATCCTCAAGGGATCGCTGGCGCCGGAAGGCGCGGTCGTGAAGTCGGCGGGCTTCGACGAATCGACGTTCACCGGCAGCGCGCGGGTGTTCGACGGCGAACGAGCCGCCCTCGACGCGCTCACCGAGGGCAGGATCGTCGCCGGCGACGTCGTCGTCATCCGGTACGAAGGTCCCAAGGGCGGGCCGGGCATGCGCGAGATGCTCGCCATCACCGGCGCGATCAAGGGCGCCGGACTCGGGAAGGACGTCCTGCTCATCACCGACGGCCGGTTCAGCGGCGGCACGACCGGCCTCTGCGTCGGCCACATCGCGCCGGAAGCCGTCGACGCCGGGCCGATCGCGTTCGTGCGCGACGGGGACCCGATCACGCTCGACGTCGCGAACCGGACCCTCGAAGTCGAGATCGCCGACATCGAGGCACGCCGTGAGGGCTGGGCGCCCAAGCCTCCGGCGTACACGCGCGGAGTGCTCGGCAAGTACGCCAAGGTCGTCCAGAGTGCCGCGCACGGGGCCGTTTGCGAGTAAGCCGACCAAGGAAGGTTCCGTGTTGAATCAAGTCGTGAATTAATAACGGTATGCGACGGTTCACCACGGTCCTCCTTGGCACGCTCGCTTCCCTCCTTCTCGTGACCGGCACGGCCTTCGCCGCGCCGCCACAGGCACTCGACTGGTCGGCGCCCTGGCCCGACCGGATCTACGAACCAGCCTTCGATTACGACGGCGACGGTTGTTACCCGACCCCGGGGATCGGCCGTGACGGCACTCTCGCGCCAGGACTCGCGCTGGGCGGTGACGTCAACGGCCAGTGCCGCGACCTGTCCGATTTGGACAACACCAACGCGTACTCGCGGGTGAAGTGCAACAACGGCTGGTGCGCTTACCTGTACGCGCTCTACTTCGAAAAGGACCAGGCCGCGCTGGGCCCCGGGAGTGCCGGTCACCGGCACGACTGGGAGCACGTCGTCGTGTGGGTGCAAGGCGACTGGGGCAGGTACGTGTCCACGTCGGCCCACGGCAAGTACACGACCAGGCATCGCGACCAGGTCCCGTGGGACGAGACGGGCAAGCACCCCAAGGTGATCTACCACAAGGACGGGATCGGCACGCACTGCTTCCGGCACGCGGGCTTCGGCGAGGAGCCGGAGAACCACAAGAAGCAGTGGCAGTATCCGCCGCTGGTCGGCTGGGACGGCTACCCGCCGGGCCTGCGCGACAAGCTGACGGGGCACGACTTCGGCAGCGCCCAGCTCGGGATCCGGGACTCGTCGTTCAACGGCGAACTCGCCAAGGCGAAGCCCGCCGGGATCCCGTTCGATCCGAACGCCTGACGCCGGGCTGAAGGGGCCCTTCACCGCATGCGACGCGGTGAAGGGCCCCTTCGTCGCATCCAATGTGGGGAAGGGGCCCTTCAGTTAAGCGGCAACTAGCCATGATCCTGGCTGGTCGAGTATCTGGCCCCTTACTCCGGGCGGGTCCAGATCTTTTCCGTGATCTGCGTGGCCAGGGTTCGTGAACGTTCCTCGATGTCTTCATCGGTCCATCGAACGTGCTCGGCGAGAAGCTGTTTGTTCAGCATCAGCACGCTGTGCTGATTGATGCCGTTTCTCTTGCTTTGCTTCTGATCGACGTTGTCCCAGACGTTGTTGGACAGAATCGGGTTCAGCTTGCTCGTGAGCAAGGTGAGGTTTCCGAGTTTCTGAACGCGACGCTCGCGCTGCTGCCGGGCCACCGGGTCGTCAGCGACCCCCGCGCTCCAATTCTTTTGCCAGCTGACCGGCATGAGGTGTTCGACGGTCAGACTGGCGCGTGGGCAATGCGCTTCTTCGCTCTTCGAGGACCTGTAGCTGTCTTCGAGGGCTTCCAGGATCATGCGTCCCCGGCGCCGGGGAATCATCACGGAATAGAAGCGAATCTGCCGCAGGCTGTCGATCACTTCGACGTCGTGTGGCCAGCGCCGTGAATCCCCGGTCTGCTCGGCCAGGAAACGCCGGGTGGCGACACCCACCTCCGAGGGATCCTGAAGACCGAGATGCCTGATGAGCTCGACGACGACACTGTTGGTGTCGGCCAGCGTCGTGCGGCACAGCATGCGCCTTACCAGCCAGCTTTCGACCGCCTCCAAGGACTGGTCACGAGCGTGAGGCGGGACCGAGGAGCCGGGACGTAGAAGCCAGAGCAACAAGGGCATAGTCGCGGCGATGTCCATGACCTCGATGACCCGGTAATGGAAAGTGCCGGGTACCGACCGTGGTGGATGGCTGTCGAGTTGCCGGTAACACTGAGCATCGCTCTTTAGCTCCGCGAGCACGCTTCGAACGTCGGTGGCTTGTGCGAGCACATGGTCACGGAAGTCCGCGAAAATCCGATCCGAGGGCACCAGGTGAGCTCGGCGCATGGTGAGCCAGTAATTGAGGAAGACGTCGATCCGTGGTCGGTTCAATCGCCCTTGGCGGAGCTCCTGACGCCAGAAGTCACCGGACAACGCGGCCCAGTAGTCCTGGTCGAGCTGTTCGGTGTCGAGGTGCTGACGCTCGGCGGCTTGAAAGACAGCGTTCTTCACCAGATCGGCCGCCAAGAGGGGGCTGCCTCGGTCGTTGAGCGCTTCGAAGATCGCTTGCGCGTTGTCGCCGGGTTCGAGATCGATCACGACGAGCTTCAGATGCCGCGCCAGCGTCGTGGTGAGTGCACGCAGCCGATCGGTTGCGTTGTTTTCGTCGCCTTCAAGGGCCCAGTCCCGAATGCGTTCGCGCAGGAAGACGATTGCCTGGCTGACGCGGTGTTCACCGGAGTCGTTGCCCGGATCGTCGTCCATGGCATGCTGGAACGGCGCTCGGTCGGCCAAGATCGGCCAGACCTTCAGCAGCTCGTCATCCTCTTCGATGATGTGCTCTGGATTGCGGACGAGTGCCTTGAGCAGGGCCGCGTCCCGTGGACGGCCGTGTTTCTCGGCGACCTGGCGTACCGCGTTCAGCAGCAGTTGGAGGGTGATGAGCCGCTGTTGGCCGTCGATGACATGCCGTACCTGGATATAGCCGGCGGGGTTCGATTGCTGGTCGAGGACGACGGCGCCCAGGAAATGGGCGGACACTTCAGTGGGCTGAGCGAGATTCTGCGTCTCGAGGAGTTCATCGGCGACCGCGCGGACGTCTGCCCAAAGCGGCTCCCATTGCTTCTCGATTTCCCACACATACGGCCGCTGGAACACCGGGATCACGTAACGGACTTGCGGTTCGAACAGTTTTTGCGGCGTCAGTGTGTTGGCCTGCACTGAATCTCCCCTAGGGCGTCGACTGGAGCTAGTTGCCAGTCGGTTGGCGGCCACGGAGCGTTACGCAGTCGCGGCAACGGCCGAGCCGCCCTACCTATCTCGCCGGGCAGGTTGGACGATGGTGCGGGCGAGGTCCTGCCCGAGGAGAAGGCGATGACGTGCGCGCTCGGCGAGCGGACCGGGCGCCTGGGCGAATAGAACGGGGCGTGCCTGACCACAGCGAGCGCGAGATCGCCGTCCTGGTCGGCGAAGTGCTCTTCAACCGGGAGATCGCGATGGAGCTGGTGCTCTCCGCGTGCACCGTCGAGACGCTCGTGCAGCACATCATGACCAAGCTCGGCGCGGGCAACCGCACGCAGATCTCGACCTGGGTGACCACCACGAACGGGTGATCCCTAGGCCGAATGGGCGCGAGTACGTAATTCACCCGATGTGCCCCGCTACTCCGCGGTAGCAGACTCGGCGGCCCGACGATTCCCGCTGCCCCGGAGGTCGACGATGACCGCGTCCCACGCTCCAGTCCGCCCTGTCTCCGCTCCCGTCCGCGCCACCCCGGCCCGCTCCGCAGCCCTCGTGATCGCCCGCGCGGTCGTCGACGGCATCCGGCATTCCCTTCCCGAGCACGCGCCCCTGTTCGACACGCGCGCCACGGAGTTCGTCGCGCTGGTCCTGGAGTACGACGCGATGGACTCCGCGCTGGGCATCGCTGCCGGCGCGGACGCCTTCAGGGAGCTCGGGGTTGCCGAATACGCGGCGGGCAAGGGCTTGGACCGGCTGTCGCGCGCCTACCACTCGGCGGGACGGGGCGCTTTGCCCGTGCTGGCCTCGTTGTCACGGCAGCCCGGGGCCGGATCGGCCCTGATGGACACCGGGGTGGAGGCCCTGCTCCGCTGCGCCGACGTCCTGATCCGGCTTTCCACCACCGCCTACCGCGCCGCGCACACGCCTTCGGTGGCCGAATTGCGCCGCGACCTGCTGAAGGAGATCTTGAGCGGCCGACCGCCCGCGAAGTGGGTCGCTCTCGCGGCCGAGGCGGGCTGGGTCCCGCCCGCCCGGGTGGTCGCGATCGCCGCGGAGCCCGGGGCGGTCCGCGCCTCGTTCGGCCCGGAGGTACTGGCCGACCTCACCGGCGAGTATCCGCACCTCCTGGTGCCCGACGACGTCGAGATCGGCGGCATCCTGGCGGGGACGCGGGCGGCGGTCGGGCCCGCGGTGGCGCCCGCCGAGGCCGCGGCCTCCCTGCGGTGGGCCCGCCGGACGCTGGAACTGGTCCGGCGGGAGGTGATCGAGGACGGCCCTCTCGTGCGCTGGTCGGATCACCTGACCACGCACTGGCTCTTCGCCGACGAGGTGCTCACCGGCGCGCTCGTCACGCGGAGCCTGGCGCCGATCGCCGATCTGCCGCCGAACGAGCGCACCAAGCTCGCCGAAACCCTCGAAGCCATGCTCGCCGCCCGCGGCGGGGCGCCCGAGATCGCGAACAACCTCGGTGTCCACCCGCAGACGGTCCGCAACCGCCTGCGCCGTCTCCGTGTCCTGTTCGGTGCCCGGCTCGACGATCCCGAGGAGCGGCTGGACCTGCGGATCGCCTTGCGCGCCGATCTTCTCGCTTCCGAATCGGCCCGCCCGGCCACCCCGATCAGGGCGGCGTGAGCCTCAGGCCGGGTCCGCGGACCGGGTCACCCACGTGGCGACCTGGACGCGGTTGGAGTAGCCGAGTTTGGTGAGGATGTGGTCGATGTGGGTGTCGACCGTGCGGCGGGCGATGCCGAGCCGGTCGGCGATCTCCTGGTTCGTCAGCCCCTCGGCGACCACGTGCGCGATCTCGGTCTCGCGTTTGGTGAGCACCTGCGCGGCCTGTTTCCGCGGCGCGAGGGAGCGCTCTTCGAGGGCGTACGCGATGGCGTCGCCGGTGGGCATCGCGGCGCCGTCGGCGAACTCCTTGATCGCGACCTCCCAGCCCAGCGCCGCCGTCACGGCGTCGGTGTCGGCCTGGAGAGGTTCGGTGAACGCCTCGTACCGCGTCGGCCACGCGCCCACCGTGCGCCAGACGTTCATCGCGGCGCCCTGCAGGATCGCGGCCCGGTTGGGACGTCCGGTGCGGGCCGCGCAGCCCGCCAGGACGGTGAGCGTGAACCCGACGACGACCCGGTCGTCCACCCGGGGGTGCAGGCGCAGGATCTGCTCGCAGCAGCGGCTCGCCACGGAGAGATCGCCCTGGAGGTACTCGGCGGCGGCACGCGACCACAGCGCCCAGCCCCGCCAGAAGACCTCGCCCCGGCGCTCGCAGCGCTCGACGGATTCGGCGAGCACCGCCCGGCCGCGGTCGATGTCGCCGTCCAGCCAGATGGCCAGCCCGTGGTTGTAGCTCGCCCAGAGGTCCGCGCCCTCGTCGCCGTGGGCGCGGAAGAGGTCGATGGCCGTGCCGAACAGACGCGACGCCTGGGGCATGTCGTTGCCGATCAGCGCTGCGTAGGCGCGGACGTGGAGCACGTACGCGGCGGCGAGCTCGTCACCGACGGCCTCGGCCTCGACGGCCGCCCTGTCCACCATGCACCGATAGGCGGGCATGTCGCCCTGCACCAGCGCCAGGAAACCGGACAGCCACAGCACGTGCGCCCGCTCCGGGACATCCGCCGCCGCGGCCTCGTCGAGCCGCCGGACCCACATCCGGCCCTCGGTGTTCAGCCCGCGGACGATCCAGAACTCCTTGACGTCGCGCAACATCCGCAACCCGATGACCGCGTCCTCGGGACCGCCGGTGCAGAAGTCGAGTGCGACGCGCAGGTTCGCGTGTTCGCGCCGCAGCCTGCCGATCCAGCCGAGCTGATCGGTCTCCAGCCACTCGGCGGCGTACCGGCCGGAGAGTTCGGCGAACCAGTCACGGTGCCGTTTCCGGCGCTCCGCCGTCCCGCCCGTCTCGCTCAGCCTGTCGACGCCGTACTCGCGCACCGACTCCAGCATGCGGTACCGCACGCCGCCCGGGTACTCCTCGCGCAGCAGGATGGACTTGTCGAGCAACCCGTCGACGACTTCGAGAACGCGTTCGCTGGGCAGCTCGCCGCCGGAACAGACCTGTTCGGCGGCGTCGAGGTCGAAGCTGCCGGAGAACACCGACGCGCGCGCCCACAGCAGGCGTTCGGGACCGGTGCACAGGTCGTGGCTCCAGTCGATCAGCGCCCGCATGGTCTCGTGCCGTTCCGGCCGGCCCCGCCGGTCCTTGGTGAGCACGGAGAACTGCCGGTCGAGCCGGTCGGCCAGCTGACGCAGGGACAACGCCCGCGCGCGGACGGCGGCCAGTTCGATGGCCAGCGGCAGCCC
Proteins encoded in this region:
- the ilvD gene encoding dihydroxy-acid dehydratase is translated as MPEDQPDLKPRSRDVTDGLERAAARGMLRAVGMGDDDFAKPQIGVASSWNEITPCNLSLDRLAKAVKNGVHAGGGYPLEFGTISVSDGISMGHEGMHFSLVSREVIADSVETVMMAERLDGSVLLAGCDKSLPGMLMAAARLDLASVFLYAGSIMPGQVDGRDVTIIDAFEAVGACLAGKITRAEVDRIERAICPGEGACGGMYTANTMASVAEALGMSLPGSAAPPAVDRRRDGFAHRSGEAVVGMLRQGITARQIMTMEAFENAIAVVMALGGSTNAVLHLLAIAREAEVDLRIDDFNRIGDKVPHLGDLKPFGKYVMNDVDKVGGIPVVMKALLDAGLMHGDVLTVTGKTMAENLEGIAPDGLDGEIIRPLDRPIHKTGGLTILKGSLAPEGAVVKSAGFDESTFTGSARVFDGERAALDALTEGRIVAGDVVVIRYEGPKGGPGMREMLAITGAIKGAGLGKDVLLITDGRFSGGTTGLCVGHIAPEAVDAGPIAFVRDGDPITLDVANRTLEVEIADIEARREGWAPKPPAYTRGVLGKYAKVVQSAAHGAVCE
- a CDS encoding NPP1 family protein, encoding MRRFTTVLLGTLASLLLVTGTAFAAPPQALDWSAPWPDRIYEPAFDYDGDGCYPTPGIGRDGTLAPGLALGGDVNGQCRDLSDLDNTNAYSRVKCNNGWCAYLYALYFEKDQAALGPGSAGHRHDWEHVVVWVQGDWGRYVSTSAHGKYTTRHRDQVPWDETGKHPKVIYHKDGIGTHCFRHAGFGEEPENHKKQWQYPPLVGWDGYPPGLRDKLTGHDFGSAQLGIRDSSFNGELAKAKPAGIPFDPNA
- a CDS encoding DUF262 domain-containing protein, with translation MQANTLTPQKLFEPQVRYVIPVFQRPYVWEIEKQWEPLWADVRAVADELLETQNLAQPTEVSAHFLGAVVLDQQSNPAGYIQVRHVIDGQQRLITLQLLLNAVRQVAEKHGRPRDAALLKALVRNPEHIIEEDDELLKVWPILADRAPFQHAMDDDPGNDSGEHRVSQAIVFLRERIRDWALEGDENNATDRLRALTTTLARHLKLVVIDLEPGDNAQAIFEALNDRGSPLLAADLVKNAVFQAAERQHLDTEQLDQDYWAALSGDFWRQELRQGRLNRPRIDVFLNYWLTMRRAHLVPSDRIFADFRDHVLAQATDVRSVLAELKSDAQCYRQLDSHPPRSVPGTFHYRVIEVMDIAATMPLLLWLLRPGSSVPPHARDQSLEAVESWLVRRMLCRTTLADTNSVVVELIRHLGLQDPSEVGVATRRFLAEQTGDSRRWPHDVEVIDSLRQIRFYSVMIPRRRGRMILEALEDSYRSSKSEEAHCPRASLTVEHLMPVSWQKNWSAGVADDPVARQQRERRVQKLGNLTLLTSKLNPILSNNVWDNVDQKQSKRNGINQHSVLMLNKQLLAEHVRWTDEDIEERSRTLATQITEKIWTRPE
- a CDS encoding helix-turn-helix domain-containing protein; translated protein: MPDHSEREIAVLVGEVLFNREIAMELVLSACTVETLVQHIMTKLGAGNRTQISTWVTTTNG
- a CDS encoding helix-turn-helix domain-containing protein; this translates as MTASHAPVRPVSAPVRATPARSAALVIARAVVDGIRHSLPEHAPLFDTRATEFVALVLEYDAMDSALGIAAGADAFRELGVAEYAAGKGLDRLSRAYHSAGRGALPVLASLSRQPGAGSALMDTGVEALLRCADVLIRLSTTAYRAAHTPSVAELRRDLLKEILSGRPPAKWVALAAEAGWVPPARVVAIAAEPGAVRASFGPEVLADLTGEYPHLLVPDDVEIGGILAGTRAAVGPAVAPAEAAASLRWARRTLELVRREVIEDGPLVRWSDHLTTHWLFADEVLTGALVTRSLAPIADLPPNERTKLAETLEAMLAARGGAPEIANNLGVHPQTVRNRLRRLRVLFGARLDDPEERLDLRIALRADLLASESARPATPIRAA
- a CDS encoding ATP-binding protein, whose protein sequence is MADGVGSLSGWSGDPTEVTSYVGRDVETGEARRLLEVSSLVTLTGPGGVGKTRLAWRIAAAHREATADEVAFVSLAELREPALLVPTVANVLGFGDRSAKPAIEVVVEALRASRLLLVLDNCEHLVDSCAWFADTIVRECPQVTVLATSRQSLGVAGERVLPVPPLAVPEQGDSFERVVSDESVRLFVDRATAVAPSFRLTEDDVEPLIRLCRRLDGLPLAIELAAVRARALSLRQLADRLDRQFSVLTKDRRGRPERHETMRALIDWSHDLCTGPERLLWARASVFSGSFDLDAAEQVCSGGELPSERVLEVVDGLLDKSILLREEYPGGVRYRMLESVREYGVDRLSETGGTAERRKRHRDWFAELSGRYAAEWLETDQLGWIGRLRREHANLRVALDFCTGGPEDAVIGLRMLRDVKEFWIVRGLNTEGRMWVRRLDEAAAADVPERAHVLWLSGFLALVQGDMPAYRCMVDRAAVEAEAVGDELAAAYVLHVRAYAALIGNDMPQASRLFGTAIDLFRAHGDEGADLWASYNHGLAIWLDGDIDRGRAVLAESVERCERRGEVFWRGWALWSRAAAEYLQGDLSVASRCCEQILRLHPRVDDRVVVGFTLTVLAGCAARTGRPNRAAILQGAAMNVWRTVGAWPTRYEAFTEPLQADTDAVTAALGWEVAIKEFADGAAMPTGDAIAYALEERSLAPRKQAAQVLTKRETEIAHVVAEGLTNQEIADRLGIARRTVDTHIDHILTKLGYSNRVQVATWVTRSADPA